A genomic segment from Bradyrhizobium sp. CB1015 encodes:
- the alr gene encoding alanine racemase, with product MASAPKSIPQSGPLSAEANQAAALAAYGGVLTVDLDAIIANWRKLEKTAVPAECSAVIKADAYGCGAEQVSRALSKAGCKTFFVATIEEARKVRAAVPEPTIYVLGGYFQNTGEHYATINCRPVIGDLNELAEWDVFCRRTGWNGGAAIHIDTGMNRLGLTLSEAQAIIPRINAGDHGITLVMSHLVSAEQLNSPINARQLAAFRSIASEFTGVPAALANSSGIFLGAPFQFDLVRPGAALYGVNPTPEADNPMQQVVDLKARIVQIRTIDRGETVGYGGTWTARRPTKLAIIAVGYADGYFRAASSNDGTRGAEVIVAGKRCPVAGRISMDLIAIDITDLPPNAVRRGHMVTLLGEGITVDELAHHFGTIGYEVLTSLGHRYARVYKGGNVEEPLTKPEPASNAGQPPTPPPIEQPPALPPLPS from the coding sequence ATGGCGTCCGCCCCGAAATCGATCCCGCAATCCGGCCCACTCTCCGCGGAGGCCAACCAGGCTGCCGCGCTCGCGGCCTATGGCGGCGTGCTGACCGTCGATCTCGACGCGATCATCGCCAATTGGCGCAAGCTCGAGAAGACGGCGGTGCCGGCCGAATGTTCGGCGGTGATCAAGGCCGACGCCTATGGCTGCGGCGCCGAGCAAGTGTCGCGAGCCCTGAGCAAAGCCGGTTGCAAGACCTTCTTCGTCGCCACCATCGAGGAAGCGCGCAAGGTGCGGGCCGCCGTTCCGGAGCCCACGATCTACGTGCTCGGCGGCTACTTCCAGAACACCGGCGAGCACTACGCCACGATCAATTGCCGTCCGGTGATCGGCGATCTCAACGAGCTCGCCGAATGGGACGTGTTCTGCCGCCGCACCGGCTGGAACGGGGGTGCTGCTATTCACATCGACACCGGCATGAACCGGCTCGGGCTGACGCTGTCGGAAGCGCAGGCCATCATCCCCCGCATCAATGCCGGCGATCACGGCATCACGCTGGTGATGAGCCATCTGGTCTCGGCCGAGCAGCTCAACAGCCCGATCAATGCCAGACAGCTCGCGGCCTTCCGCAGCATCGCCAGCGAGTTCACAGGCGTGCCGGCGGCGCTCGCCAACTCCTCCGGTATCTTCCTAGGCGCGCCCTTCCAGTTCGACCTGGTGCGGCCGGGAGCTGCGCTCTACGGCGTCAACCCGACGCCGGAGGCCGACAATCCGATGCAGCAGGTGGTCGACCTCAAGGCGCGCATCGTGCAGATCCGCACCATCGATCGCGGCGAGACCGTCGGCTATGGCGGCACCTGGACCGCGCGCCGGCCGACGAAACTGGCGATCATCGCGGTCGGCTATGCTGACGGCTATTTCCGCGCCGCCAGCTCCAATGACGGCACCCGTGGCGCCGAGGTCATCGTGGCCGGCAAGCGCTGCCCTGTCGCGGGCCGCATCTCCATGGACCTGATCGCGATCGACATCACCGATCTGCCGCCGAACGCGGTGCGGCGCGGCCACATGGTGACGCTGCTCGGCGAAGGCATCACCGTCGACGAGCTCGCGCACCATTTCGGCACGATCGGCTATGAGGTGCTGACCAGCCTCGGCCACCGCTATGCCCGCGTCTACAAGGGCGGCAATGTCGAGGAGCCGCTGACGAAGCCGGAGCCCGCGTCGAACGCCGGGCAGCCGCCCACCCCGCCGCCGATCGAGCAGCCGCCGGCGTTGCCGCCGCTGCCGAGCTAG
- a CDS encoding replicative DNA helicase: MALTDSNVLKLAPDAGTPAYRSAPHNIEAEQSLLGAILVNNDAFYRVSDFLEAKHFFEPLHQTIFETAGSLIRMGKIATPVTLKTFLPADTDVGGMTIGQYLARLAAEATTIINAQDYGRTIYDLSLRRDLIGIGEDMVNVAYDAPVDFAPRAQIEDAERRLYELAESGRYDGGFQKFSQALTVAVDLAAKAFQRDGKLSGISTGLRDLDTKMGGLQPSDLIIVAGRPGMGKTSLATNIAYNVAQAYVPELQADGTMKAANGGVIGFFSCEMSADQLATRIVAERTGIPSSHIRRGGISEADFEKIRQVSIELQSLPFYVDATGGLSIAQLMARARRLKRQKGLDLLVIDYIQLLSGSGKRASDSRVQEITEITTSLKALAKELNVPVIALSQLSRQVESRDDKRPQLSDLRESGSIEQDADVVLFVFREEYYLAMKEPRPGTEEHAKWQADMERTAGRAEVIIGKQRHGPTGTVELHFDSSVTRFGDLAHDGQIPDRSDY, from the coding sequence ATGGCACTGACTGATTCGAACGTTCTCAAACTCGCGCCCGATGCCGGAACTCCCGCCTATCGGAGCGCGCCGCACAATATCGAGGCGGAACAGAGCCTTCTGGGCGCGATCCTGGTCAACAACGACGCCTTCTACCGCGTCTCCGACTTTCTGGAGGCGAAGCATTTTTTCGAGCCGCTGCACCAGACCATCTTCGAGACCGCCGGCAGCCTGATCCGGATGGGCAAGATCGCCACCCCGGTCACGCTGAAGACGTTCCTGCCCGCCGATACCGATGTGGGCGGCATGACCATCGGCCAATATCTGGCGCGGCTTGCGGCCGAAGCCACCACCATCATCAACGCCCAGGATTATGGCCGGACCATCTACGATCTGTCGTTGCGCCGCGACCTGATCGGCATCGGCGAGGACATGGTCAACGTCGCCTATGACGCGCCGGTCGACTTTGCGCCGCGGGCGCAGATCGAGGACGCCGAGCGCCGCCTCTACGAGCTCGCCGAGTCCGGCCGCTACGACGGCGGCTTTCAGAAATTCTCGCAGGCCCTCACCGTCGCGGTCGATCTCGCGGCCAAGGCGTTCCAGCGCGACGGCAAGCTGTCGGGCATCTCGACGGGCCTGCGCGATCTCGACACCAAGATGGGCGGCCTGCAGCCCTCCGACCTCATCATCGTCGCGGGACGCCCCGGCATGGGCAAGACCTCGCTGGCGACCAACATCGCCTATAACGTCGCGCAAGCCTACGTGCCGGAGCTTCAGGCCGACGGAACCATGAAGGCCGCCAACGGCGGCGTGATCGGCTTCTTCTCCTGCGAAATGTCGGCCGACCAGCTCGCCACGCGTATCGTGGCCGAGCGCACCGGCATCCCCTCCTCCCACATCCGCCGCGGCGGCATTTCGGAGGCCGATTTCGAGAAGATCCGGCAGGTCTCGATCGAGCTGCAATCGCTGCCGTTCTACGTCGACGCCACCGGCGGCCTCTCGATCGCGCAGCTGATGGCGCGCGCACGCCGGCTCAAGCGTCAGAAGGGTCTCGATCTCCTGGTGATCGACTACATCCAGCTGCTCTCCGGCTCGGGCAAGCGCGCCAGCGACAGCCGCGTGCAGGAAATCACGGAGATCACGACCAGCCTGAAGGCCCTCGCCAAGGAGCTCAACGTTCCCGTGATCGCGCTGTCGCAGCTCTCGCGTCAGGTGGAATCGCGCGACGACAAGCGGCCGCAGCTGTCGGACCTGCGTGAATCCGGCTCGATCGAGCAGGACGCCGACGTCGTGCTGTTCGTGTTCCGCGAGGAATATTACCTCGCCATGAAGGAGCCGCGCCCCGGCACCGAAGAACATGCCAAATGGCAGGCCGACATGGAACGCACGGCGGGGCGCGCCGAAGTCATCATCGGCAAGCAGCGCCACGGTCCGACCGGCACCGTCGAGCTGCACTTCGATTCCTCGGTCACGCGCTTCGGCGATCTCGCGCATGACGGCCAGATCCCGGATCGCAGCGACTACTAG
- a CDS encoding transcriptional regulator: MQPERQHQNWRSEAASRLWLSGLIAAMKHAERPEVRRQPVAPEILLELRAQLALTASFRASGISTLRH; encoded by the coding sequence ATGCAGCCAGAACGGCAGCACCAGAACTGGCGAAGCGAGGCAGCCAGCCGGCTTTGGCTGTCGGGGCTGATCGCGGCCATGAAGCACGCGGAGCGGCCCGAGGTGCGTCGCCAGCCGGTCGCACCCGAAATCCTGCTGGAATTGCGGGCGCAATTGGCGTTAACGGCTTCTTTCCGGGCGTCCGGGATTTCGACGCTTCGTCACTAG
- a CDS encoding cyclopropane-fatty-acyl-phospholipid synthase family protein — MDRLLRRFLSQFIRRGSLTVTSASGSKFTVGDGSGEPVAVRFVTADAERKVLINPELGLGEAYMNGEFVVERGSIADALAILLDQPDLLPQWAKPWWHLRYLTRHLKQFNPRPRSRQNVAHHYDLDGRLYSLFLDADKQYSCAYFETPEMSLDDAQLAKKRHIAAKLLVRDGQRVLDIGSGWGGLGLYLAEIAGADVTGVTLSTEQLQVANARAAEKGLSGSARFLLQDYRDVDGTFDRIVSVGMFEHVGARFYDAYFQRCAELLKEDGVMLLHSIGRSQGPDSTNPWIAKYIFPGGYIPALSEVLPAIERAGLLVCDIEILRLHYAETLKAWRERFMARREEAVQLYDERFALMWEFYLAACEMTFRKQAMMNLQIQLTRRQGVVPMTRDYIPREEARLRAREGAAMPRLKLAGE, encoded by the coding sequence ATGGACCGTCTGTTGCGTCGATTCCTGTCTCAATTCATCCGCCGCGGGTCGCTGACGGTGACCAGCGCCAGCGGATCGAAGTTCACCGTCGGCGACGGCTCCGGAGAGCCGGTCGCGGTCCGCTTCGTCACCGCGGACGCCGAGCGGAAGGTCCTCATCAATCCCGAGCTGGGGCTGGGCGAGGCCTACATGAACGGCGAGTTCGTGGTCGAGCGCGGCAGCATAGCGGATGCCCTCGCGATCCTGCTCGATCAACCCGACCTATTGCCGCAATGGGCAAAGCCATGGTGGCACCTGCGCTACCTGACGCGGCACCTCAAGCAGTTCAATCCCCGCCCCCGCTCCCGTCAAAACGTCGCGCATCATTACGATCTCGACGGCCGGCTCTATTCGCTGTTTCTCGATGCCGACAAGCAATACAGCTGCGCCTATTTCGAGACGCCCGAGATGTCGCTGGACGACGCGCAGCTTGCCAAGAAACGGCACATTGCCGCGAAGCTTCTCGTCAGGGACGGCCAGCGCGTGCTCGACATCGGCTCCGGCTGGGGCGGCCTCGGGCTCTATCTCGCCGAGATTGCGGGCGCCGATGTCACGGGCGTCACGCTGTCGACCGAGCAGCTGCAGGTCGCCAATGCGCGCGCCGCCGAGAAGGGCCTGTCCGGCTCGGCCAGATTCCTGCTCCAGGATTATCGCGACGTCGACGGTACGTTCGACCGCATCGTCTCCGTCGGCATGTTCGAGCATGTCGGGGCAAGGTTCTACGACGCCTACTTCCAGCGCTGCGCCGAACTGCTGAAGGAAGACGGCGTCATGCTGCTGCATTCGATCGGCCGTTCGCAGGGCCCGGATTCGACCAATCCCTGGATTGCCAAATATATCTTCCCCGGCGGCTACATCCCCGCCCTGTCCGAGGTGCTGCCGGCGATCGAGCGCGCGGGCCTGCTGGTCTGCGACATCGAGATTCTGCGCCTGCACTACGCCGAGACGCTGAAGGCCTGGCGGGAGCGCTTCATGGCGCGGCGCGAGGAAGCCGTGCAGCTCTACGACGAGCGCTTCGCGTTGATGTGGGAATTCTACCTGGCGGCCTGCGAGATGACGTTCCGCAAGCAAGCCATGATGAACCTCCAGATCCAGCTCACCCGTCGCCAGGGGGTGGTGCCGATGACCCGCGACTATATCCCGCGGGAGGAAGCCCGGCTGCGTGCGCGGGAGGGCGCGGCCATGCCGAGGCTCAAGCTGGCTGGTGAATAG
- a CDS encoding TetR/AcrR family transcriptional regulator, with amino-acid sequence MAASVRDDLLTAGLMVFDRVGFEAATVAAIRTRARASNGSFFHVFGSKKELAGALFLEVLRHYHAAVLAALDPVPDAEQGIDRLIRAHLDWVVTSRREARYLFEISRSEWSEDVREAQRAQNARLAEGIERWRAPLVASGELLPMTPVMFISQLIGPAQIFCRAFLSGRDRTDPRIEADTLIACANRALRPFDRINKQ; translated from the coding sequence ATGGCAGCGAGCGTGCGAGACGATCTGTTGACAGCCGGGCTGATGGTGTTCGACCGCGTCGGCTTCGAGGCCGCGACGGTGGCCGCGATCCGCACCCGGGCGCGCGCCTCCAACGGCAGCTTCTTCCACGTCTTCGGCTCGAAGAAGGAGCTCGCCGGTGCATTGTTTCTGGAGGTTCTGCGGCACTATCACGCCGCGGTCCTGGCCGCGCTCGATCCCGTCCCCGACGCGGAACAGGGCATCGATCGCCTGATCCGGGCGCATCTCGATTGGGTCGTCACCAGCCGGCGCGAGGCGCGCTACCTCTTCGAGATCTCGCGCAGCGAATGGAGCGAGGACGTGCGTGAGGCCCAGCGGGCGCAGAATGCGCGGCTTGCCGAAGGCATCGAGCGCTGGCGCGCGCCGCTGGTCGCAAGCGGCGAACTTCTGCCGATGACGCCGGTGATGTTCATCAGCCAGCTGATCGGTCCGGCGCAGATCTTCTGCCGCGCCTTCCTGTCGGGGCGCGACCGCACAGATCCGCGCATCGAGGCGGACACGCTGATCGCCTGCGCCAATCGTGCGCTGAGGCCGTTCGATCGCATCAACAAGCAATAA
- a CDS encoding PaaI family thioesterase → MRAEADPEFAPIAERIHANVGRQGFMNLVGAELSELSRGNCTIAVERRPELLQQHGFFHGGVTAFLVDNATTIAAATSRGQPALTAEYKLNLLSPAAGEKLICRARVIKPGRQVAVVAADVFCVSDGVEKHTATALASIAMLSEDVAAKAKSPAA, encoded by the coding sequence ATGCGGGCCGAAGCTGATCCGGAATTTGCGCCGATTGCCGAGCGCATCCACGCCAATGTCGGCCGGCAGGGTTTCATGAACCTGGTCGGCGCCGAGCTCTCCGAATTGTCGCGCGGCAACTGCACCATCGCCGTGGAGCGCCGGCCGGAGCTGTTACAGCAGCACGGCTTCTTCCACGGCGGCGTCACCGCCTTCCTGGTCGACAACGCCACGACGATCGCAGCCGCCACGTCGCGCGGCCAGCCGGCGCTGACGGCGGAATACAAGCTCAATCTGTTGTCGCCCGCGGCCGGCGAGAAGCTGATCTGCCGCGCCCGGGTGATCAAGCCCGGCCGCCAGGTCGCCGTGGTCGCGGCCGACGTGTTCTGCGTCAGCGACGGCGTCGAGAAGCACACGGCAACGGCGCTGGCCTCGATTGCGATGTTGAGCGAAGACGTCGCTGCGAAAGCGAAAAGCCCGGCCGCGTGA
- the rplI gene encoding 50S ribosomal protein L9, which produces MEVILLERVNKLGQMGEVVKVRDGYARNFLLKRGKALRATADNRAKYDGMKAELEARNLKAKGEASKVAEKIEGKNIIVIRQASEAGQLFGSVTVRDIVMAFETDGVHLDRPQVQLDAPIKTIGKHTVTVAVHPEVEVEITVTVARSQDEAERINRGEDISTRNEDRDAAAEAIAAAGEFFDPEAQHDDVAPAPAAEEK; this is translated from the coding sequence ATGGAAGTCATTTTGCTGGAACGCGTCAACAAGCTCGGCCAGATGGGCGAAGTCGTGAAGGTTCGCGACGGCTACGCCCGCAATTTCCTGCTCAAGCGCGGCAAGGCGCTGCGCGCCACCGCCGACAACCGGGCCAAGTACGACGGCATGAAGGCCGAGCTCGAAGCGCGCAACCTCAAGGCCAAGGGCGAAGCGTCCAAGGTCGCCGAGAAGATCGAGGGCAAGAACATCATCGTGATCCGCCAGGCCTCCGAGGCCGGCCAGCTGTTCGGCTCGGTCACGGTGCGCGACATCGTCATGGCGTTCGAAACCGACGGCGTCCATCTCGACCGCCCGCAGGTGCAGCTCGACGCGCCGATCAAGACCATCGGCAAGCACACGGTCACCGTTGCCGTTCACCCCGAGGTCGAGGTCGAGATCACCGTGACGGTCGCGCGCAGCCAGGACGAGGCCGAGCGCATCAACCGCGGCGAGGACATCTCGACCCGCAACGAGGATCGCGACGCGGCCGCCGAGGCGATCGCCGCCGCCGGCGAGTTCTTCGATCCGGAAGCCCAGCACGACGACGTCGCGCCGGCACCGGCTGCGGAAGAGAAGTAA
- a CDS encoding DUF2232 domain-containing protein: MMAFGLIALIAGTASALMFASIISGALISLVLFYLAPLPLMVAAIGWGPLCASLGGIVAAIGLGALFGLPYCIAFAVTVALPAWWLGHLVLLGRQVGSTAPATGTAPAAEPDIEWYPVGRILLWIAGFATLTTMAALLTLGTDAETITGTLRRGLMRVLRATDPQTSGEASQFVDALVRIAPAAATIAATMTLTLNLWLSAKVTATSGRLRRPWPDLKSTELPQMTLVVLCISLAFCFTGGLLAIVAQIATAALLMSYALAGFAVLHTLTLALNGRTFWLGSTYAAVVVFGWPVIAMVILGLADAVFGLRERFLRSRQPPPLPTP, from the coding sequence ATGATGGCTTTTGGACTGATAGCCCTGATCGCCGGCACTGCGTCGGCCCTGATGTTCGCCTCGATCATTTCGGGCGCGCTGATCTCGCTCGTCCTGTTCTATCTCGCTCCGCTCCCTCTGATGGTCGCGGCGATCGGCTGGGGCCCACTTTGCGCGAGCCTCGGCGGCATCGTTGCCGCGATCGGCCTTGGCGCCCTGTTCGGCCTGCCCTACTGCATCGCCTTCGCCGTCACCGTCGCATTGCCGGCGTGGTGGCTTGGCCATCTCGTCCTGCTCGGGCGGCAGGTGGGAAGCACAGCGCCCGCCACCGGCACCGCGCCCGCCGCGGAGCCGGACATCGAGTGGTACCCGGTCGGCCGCATCCTGCTCTGGATCGCAGGCTTCGCCACGCTGACCACGATGGCCGCTCTGCTCACGCTTGGGACCGACGCGGAGACCATCACCGGCACGTTGCGCCGCGGCCTGATGCGCGTCCTGCGCGCCACCGACCCGCAAACTTCGGGCGAAGCCAGTCAGTTCGTCGACGCGCTGGTGCGCATCGCACCGGCCGCCGCCACCATCGCTGCGACCATGACGCTGACTCTCAACCTCTGGCTCAGCGCCAAGGTGACCGCGACATCGGGCCGGCTGCGCCGCCCCTGGCCGGATCTCAAGTCCACCGAGCTGCCGCAGATGACGCTGGTGGTGCTGTGCATCTCGCTCGCCTTCTGCTTCACCGGTGGGCTGCTTGCCATCGTGGCGCAGATCGCCACTGCCGCGCTGCTGATGAGCTATGCGCTGGCCGGTTTCGCCGTGCTGCATACGCTGACGCTCGCGCTGAACGGCCGCACGTTCTGGCTCGGCTCGACCTACGCCGCCGTCGTCGTGTTCGGATGGCCCGTGATCGCGATGGTGATCCTCGGGCTTGCGGATGCCGTGTTCGGCTTGCGCGAGCGCTTCCTGCGCAGCCGGCAGCCGCCACCACTGCCTACCCCTTGA
- the rpsR gene encoding 30S ribosomal protein S18: protein MAEAGARRPFFRRRKSCPFTGANAPKIDYKDSKLLMRYVSERGKIVPSRITAVSAKKQRELARAIKRARFLGLLPYVIR from the coding sequence ATGGCTGAAGCTGGTGCACGCCGCCCGTTTTTCCGTCGTCGCAAGAGCTGCCCGTTCACGGGCGCCAATGCTCCAAAGATCGACTACAAGGACTCCAAGCTCTTGATGCGTTACGTCTCCGAGCGCGGCAAGATCGTGCCGAGCCGCATCACCGCGGTGTCCGCGAAGAAGCAGCGTGAGCTCGCCCGCGCCATCAAGCGCGCGCGCTTCCTGGGCCTGTTGCCCTACGTCATTCGCTGA
- the rpsF gene encoding 30S ribosomal protein S6, with amino-acid sequence MPLYEHVFLARQDASPQQVEELTAQMTGIVEGLGGKITKTENWGVRSLTYRMNKNRKAHFVLLNIDAPSAAIAEIERQERISEDVIRYLSVRVEELEEGPSAMMRKADRDRERDDRGGGFRGEREGGFRGDREGGFRGDRGPRRPREEAENTDGE; translated from the coding sequence ATGCCTCTTTACGAGCATGTTTTTCTCGCGCGTCAGGACGCGAGCCCGCAGCAGGTCGAAGAGCTGACTGCGCAGATGACCGGTATCGTCGAAGGTCTCGGCGGCAAGATCACCAAGACCGAGAATTGGGGCGTGCGCTCCCTCACCTACCGCATGAACAAGAACCGCAAGGCGCACTTCGTGCTGCTCAACATCGACGCGCCGTCCGCGGCGATCGCCGAGATCGAGCGCCAGGAGCGCATCAGCGAGGACGTCATCCGCTATCTCAGCGTCCGCGTCGAGGAGCTCGAGGAAGGCCCGTCCGCGATGATGCGCAAGGCCGATCGCGACCGCGAGCGTGACGACCGTGGCGGCGGCTTCCGCGGTGAGCGCGAAGGCGGCTTCCGTGGCGACCGCGAGGGCGGTTTCCGCGGCGATCGCGGCCCGCGCCGCCCGCGTGAGGAAGCTGAAAACACGGATGGGGAGTAA
- a CDS encoding TetR/AcrR family transcriptional regulator C-terminal domain-containing protein, whose translation MAETSADAPLGAAGDHKHAARATRSAGRKMRSLLLDAASPLFRERGLSGTAITDIAAAANAFPSQITYYFRTKEALFVECACRDLLYLARATEQAALKARTPGEYTRALAETVTASDSVTFFAEALTLTRRRQDLAPLVERTIERLHSEGTRAYAGQVERHGWRSLRAPDESSRRFWAVAVGVILEGYAMGRSPEALCAEMLRVLGEQAKSTEDIGRLRLVEAREASDNSNGEG comes from the coding sequence ATGGCGGAAACGTCGGCCGATGCGCCGCTCGGAGCGGCGGGCGACCACAAGCACGCCGCGCGCGCGACGCGCTCGGCCGGCCGCAAGATGCGGTCGCTGCTGCTGGATGCTGCGAGCCCGCTGTTCCGGGAGCGGGGGCTGTCCGGCACGGCGATCACCGATATCGCGGCCGCCGCGAACGCGTTCCCGAGCCAGATCACCTATTACTTCCGCACCAAGGAGGCGCTGTTCGTCGAATGCGCCTGCCGCGATCTGTTGTACCTGGCGCGGGCCACCGAGCAGGCCGCGCTGAAGGCGCGCACGCCCGGGGAATATACCCGCGCGCTGGCCGAGACCGTGACCGCGAGCGATTCGGTAACCTTCTTCGCCGAGGCGCTGACGCTGACGCGGCGTCGGCAGGATCTCGCGCCACTGGTGGAGCGCACCATCGAGCGCCTGCACAGCGAGGGTACGCGCGCTTATGCGGGGCAGGTCGAGCGGCACGGCTGGCGCTCGCTGCGCGCGCCCGACGAAAGCTCGCGGCGCTTCTGGGCGGTCGCCGTAGGCGTCATTCTCGAAGGCTATGCGATGGGCCGTTCGCCCGAGGCGCTCTGCGCCGAGATGCTGCGCGTGCTGGGCGAGCAGGCGAAATCCACTGAAGACATTGGGCGCTTGCGTCTCGTCGAGGCGCGCGAGGCATCCGACAATTCGAATGGAGAGGGTTAG
- a CDS encoding fatty acid desaturase family protein: protein MTALRMRARDFLTDDQLAEIRQRATWKGAALIARAWALIIGAIALVAWWPNPFTYILAVAIIGSRQLGLAILMHDGAHGCLSPDEKTNLALSQWFCAYPLFAETRSYRRYHLQHHARTQQEDDPDLVLSAPFPITRLSYRRKFIRDITGQTGYQQRKAQLLNALGPKDWPWRQRAGHFWEMLGPQCVVNAIMFMTLAAAGVWWAYPLLWLVPLLTWMMVITRIRNIAEHAVVPDSSDPLRNTRTTHANFLERLFIAPYYVNYHLEHHLLFYVPCYNLPKVHRLLSASRYAGRMEVQPGYAAVLRLATAKPNHEDRPGQLVNSARRAQSGVKVDANQTAGGF, encoded by the coding sequence ATGACCGCGCTTCGCATGCGTGCCCGCGATTTCCTGACCGATGATCAACTGGCCGAGATACGTCAACGCGCGACGTGGAAGGGCGCCGCGCTGATCGCGCGCGCCTGGGCGCTGATCATTGGCGCCATCGCGCTGGTCGCGTGGTGGCCCAACCCATTCACCTATATTCTCGCTGTCGCCATCATCGGCTCGCGCCAGCTTGGGCTAGCGATCCTGATGCATGACGGCGCGCATGGCTGCCTGTCGCCCGACGAGAAAACCAATCTGGCGCTGAGCCAGTGGTTCTGCGCCTATCCGCTGTTTGCGGAGACGCGCAGCTACCGGCGCTACCACCTTCAGCACCATGCGCGCACCCAGCAGGAGGACGACCCCGATCTCGTGCTGTCGGCGCCATTTCCGATCACCAGGCTGAGCTATCGCCGCAAGTTCATCCGCGACATCACCGGGCAGACCGGTTACCAGCAGCGCAAGGCGCAGCTGCTCAACGCGCTCGGGCCAAAGGACTGGCCATGGCGGCAGCGTGCGGGGCATTTCTGGGAGATGCTCGGCCCGCAATGCGTGGTCAATGCGATCATGTTTATGACGCTCGCCGCGGCCGGCGTGTGGTGGGCCTATCCGCTGCTCTGGCTGGTGCCGCTATTGACCTGGATGATGGTCATCACGCGCATCCGCAACATCGCCGAGCACGCCGTCGTCCCCGACAGCAGCGACCCCTTGCGCAACACCCGCACGACGCATGCCAATTTTCTCGAGCGCCTGTTCATCGCACCGTATTACGTGAACTATCACCTCGAGCATCATCTCTTGTTCTATGTGCCCTGCTACAATTTACCGAAGGTGCATCGGCTGCTGAGTGCGAGCCGGTACGCCGGCCGCATGGAAGTGCAGCCGGGCTACGCCGCGGTGCTCAGGCTGGCCACGGCAAAGCCGAACCACGAGGATCGGCCGGGTCAATTGGTGAACAGCGCGCGCCGTGCGCAGTCGGGGGTGAAGGTCGACGCCAACCAGACCGCCGGCGGGTTTTGA
- the fabD gene encoding ACP S-malonyltransferase, whose translation MTAAFTFPGQGSQAVGMGKALADAFPVARAVFDEVDAALGEKLTAIIWEGPAETLQLTENAQPALMAVSIATLRVLEAEAGFSVGRAAAFVAGHSLGEYSALAAAGSLTVSDTARLLRTRGLAMQKAVPVGAGAMAALLGLDYEAAMEVAGEAAQGQVCQAANDNGGGQVVVSGDKAAVDRAVEIAKAKGAKRAMLLPVSAPFHCKLMQPAADAMAEALSKVTIKAPAAPLVSNVLASAITDPDEIRRRLVEQVTGTVRWRESVAYMAGQGVTRFFEIGAGKVLTGLVKRIADGAVGIAVGGPNDIAAAKDALAAAKQA comes from the coding sequence ATGACGGCTGCATTCACATTTCCTGGGCAGGGTTCCCAGGCGGTCGGCATGGGCAAGGCCCTGGCCGACGCCTTTCCGGTGGCGCGCGCCGTGTTCGACGAGGTCGATGCCGCGCTTGGAGAGAAACTGACGGCTATTATCTGGGAAGGTCCGGCCGAAACCCTCCAGCTCACCGAGAACGCCCAGCCGGCGCTGATGGCGGTGTCTATCGCGACCTTGCGCGTGCTCGAGGCTGAGGCTGGTTTTTCCGTGGGACGAGCCGCGGCCTTCGTCGCCGGCCACTCGCTGGGTGAATATTCGGCGCTGGCGGCGGCCGGCAGCCTGACGGTGTCGGATACCGCGCGCCTGCTTCGCACCCGTGGTCTCGCAATGCAAAAGGCCGTCCCGGTCGGCGCCGGCGCGATGGCCGCGCTGCTCGGTCTCGACTACGAGGCCGCCATGGAGGTCGCGGGCGAGGCGGCGCAGGGGCAGGTCTGTCAGGCCGCCAACGACAATGGCGGCGGGCAGGTCGTCGTCTCCGGCGACAAGGCCGCGGTCGATCGCGCCGTCGAGATCGCCAAGGCCAAGGGCGCCAAGCGCGCGATGCTGCTGCCGGTGTCCGCCCCGTTCCATTGCAAGCTGATGCAGCCCGCAGCGGATGCCATGGCGGAGGCGCTGTCGAAGGTCACGATCAAGGCGCCGGCCGCGCCGCTCGTGTCGAACGTGCTGGCAAGCGCCATCACCGATCCCGACGAGATCCGCCGCCGGCTGGTCGAGCAGGTCACCGGCACGGTGCGCTGGCGCGAGTCGGTGGCTTATATGGCCGGGCAGGGCGTCACCCGCTTCTTCGAGATCGGCGCCGGCAAGGTGCTGACGGGTCTCGTCAAGCGCATCGCGGACGGCGCCGTCGGCATTGCGGTCGGCGGCCCGAACGATATTGCCGCCGCCAAGGATGCATTGGCCGCTGCGAAGCAGGCTTAA